The proteins below come from a single Saimiri boliviensis isolate mSaiBol1 chromosome 16, mSaiBol1.pri, whole genome shotgun sequence genomic window:
- the TEX26 gene encoding testis-expressed protein 26 isoform X3, whose product MKEVNQALSNQFISLTKRDFVDRAKAQKIKKSSRLSLEWKKFLPQPPDTEFRRNYQIPAKIPELQDFSFKYGCYASLPVASRGVVPSVLHSYLRNQELMKKQTTYQRDYDGTYLDFLMLLNSFTSSQVKKYLQSVSYKDRQILDRFICTHCDTNKKEK is encoded by the exons ATGAAAGAAGTTAACCAGGCACTATCAAATCAGTTTATTTCCCTTACTAAGAGAGACTTTGTGGACAGAGCGAAAG ctcAGAAGATTAAGAAAAGTTCTCGCCTGTCTCTGGAATGGAAAAAGTTCCTTCCCCAACCTCCAGACACTGAATTCCGAAGGAATTACCAAATTCCAGCTAAAATTCCCGAGCTTCAGGATTTCAGTTTCAAATACGGATGCTATGCAAGCTTGCCCGTTGCTTCTCGGGGTGTAG TGCCCTCTGTGCTGCACAGCTACCTGAGGAACCAAGAGCTTATGAAGAAGCAGACCACATACCAACGCGACTACGATGGAACCTACCTGGATTTCTTAATGCTTTTAAACTCATTTACTTCCTCTCAAGTCAAAAAGTACCTTCAGAGTGTTTCCTACAAAG ATAGACAAATTCTTGATCGCTTTATTTGTACTCACTGTGACACtaacaaaaaggagaaatga